From a region of the Agrobacterium larrymoorei genome:
- a CDS encoding PAS domain-containing methyl-accepting chemotaxis protein, protein MNIFASSSNQVLSALDLSFAIIEFQTDGTILKANKNFCELMGYSEKEIVGQHHRIFVEKDYAGSSDYTAFWRKLQGGTFECSEFKRIAKNGDEIWIRGNYNPVKSSSGKVLRIIKFANDITQTKMNGLDSGAKLAAVSRAQATIEFTPEGKILTANENFLKALGYSLDEIVGQHHRIFIEPAEANSQRYLEFWTRLRMGEYVADEFLRIGKGGRHVYIQASYNPVFDPNGKIIKVVKFATDVTSRVENVEQLALGLTRFADGDLSQHIDKPFIPSLERLRTDFNSASQKLKLAMVSVAENAQAISAGSNEIRGSADDLAKRTEQQASSVEETAAALEQITTTVKDSSLRAEEAGRLVARTKEHANHSGDVVREAISAMDQIDVSSKAISNIIGVIDEIAFQTNLLALNAGVEAARAGEAGKGFAVVAQEVRELAQRSATAAKEIKTLITASGSYVSNGVTLVTKAGTALQEIVSHVEGINSDITAIVEASREQSTALSEINRAINSVDQGTQQNAAMVEEQTAASHELANEAAALFKLLDQFRFGVVTRAQISNRGETHRQAASDRAISMAPPASAYRPTVAVKHHRGSNGSAAASAQANWEEF, encoded by the coding sequence ATGAATATTTTCGCTTCCAGCTCCAATCAGGTTCTCTCAGCACTAGATCTCTCCTTCGCTATCATCGAATTTCAAACGGACGGCACGATCCTAAAAGCAAACAAGAATTTCTGCGAGCTGATGGGATACTCCGAGAAAGAGATCGTCGGACAGCATCATCGTATCTTCGTAGAGAAAGACTACGCTGGTTCCTCTGACTACACCGCATTCTGGCGAAAACTTCAGGGTGGCACCTTTGAATGCAGCGAGTTCAAGCGCATCGCGAAGAACGGCGACGAGATTTGGATCCGCGGCAATTACAATCCTGTCAAAAGCAGCAGTGGCAAAGTCCTCAGGATCATCAAATTCGCAAATGACATTACGCAGACGAAGATGAATGGTCTTGACAGCGGCGCAAAGCTTGCGGCCGTTTCGCGCGCACAGGCGACAATTGAGTTCACGCCCGAGGGCAAGATTCTCACCGCCAACGAAAACTTTTTGAAGGCGCTCGGCTATTCTTTAGATGAGATCGTTGGGCAACATCACCGCATCTTTATCGAACCTGCGGAGGCAAACTCTCAAAGATATCTGGAATTTTGGACCCGGCTCCGCATGGGAGAATATGTCGCCGATGAGTTTTTGCGTATCGGTAAAGGTGGACGCCATGTTTACATCCAAGCGTCCTATAATCCGGTTTTCGATCCAAACGGAAAAATCATCAAGGTCGTAAAGTTTGCCACCGATGTTACAAGTCGCGTAGAAAATGTTGAACAGTTGGCATTGGGATTGACCCGCTTTGCAGACGGCGACCTGTCGCAACATATCGACAAACCGTTCATACCTTCCTTGGAGAGGCTTAGAACCGATTTTAATTCTGCATCCCAGAAGCTAAAGCTCGCGATGGTCTCGGTTGCCGAGAATGCCCAAGCGATTAGCGCTGGCTCAAACGAAATCCGTGGGTCCGCGGACGACCTAGCAAAGCGCACAGAACAACAGGCATCCTCTGTGGAAGAAACGGCTGCTGCTTTGGAACAGATAACGACGACGGTGAAAGATTCCAGCCTGCGCGCTGAGGAAGCTGGACGGCTTGTTGCTCGTACTAAGGAACATGCCAATCACTCGGGTGATGTCGTTCGCGAAGCAATCAGTGCTATGGATCAGATCGACGTATCGTCGAAGGCCATTTCTAACATCATTGGCGTGATTGATGAAATCGCGTTTCAAACAAATCTGTTGGCTCTCAATGCTGGTGTTGAAGCGGCACGAGCCGGTGAAGCCGGAAAGGGTTTTGCAGTGGTTGCTCAAGAAGTGCGTGAACTTGCACAGCGCTCAGCGACTGCGGCGAAAGAGATCAAGACCCTCATTACCGCTTCCGGTTCCTATGTCAGCAACGGCGTTACGCTTGTAACGAAAGCCGGCACGGCGCTCCAAGAGATCGTTTCACATGTCGAAGGTATAAACAGCGATATTACAGCGATCGTTGAGGCGTCCCGTGAGCAGTCCACTGCACTGAGCGAAATCAACCGGGCCATCAACTCAGTTGACCAAGGCACGCAACAGAACGCTGCCATGGTGGAAGAACAAACAGCGGCCAGCCATGAACTCGCCAACGAAGCTGCCGCGCTGTTCAAGTTGCTCGATCAGTTCCGCTTCGGAGTCGTAACACGCGCCCAAATCTCAAATCGTGGCGAGACCCACCGGCAAGCGGCTTCAGATCGTGCAATATCGATGGCTCCCCCAGCTTCAGCATACCGCCCAACGGTAGCTGTGAAACATCATCGGGGCTCAAACGGGTCTGCAGCCGCATCGGCTCAAGCAAATTGGGAAGAATTCTAG
- a CDS encoding FitA-like ribbon-helix-helix domain-containing protein produces the protein MAAVTIRKLSDETHRALRARATYHGRSTEAEIRDILEAAVRPSGRVKLGSLLAAIGHEAKMSKSDVEALQQQRDLTPEVPMTFE, from the coding sequence ATGGCTGCAGTGACTATACGAAAGCTATCTGATGAAACTCATCGAGCGTTGCGCGCGCGAGCAACATATCACGGACGTAGTACCGAGGCCGAAATTCGTGACATTCTCGAAGCCGCTGTCCGTCCATCTGGACGCGTGAAACTCGGGTCGCTTCTCGCGGCCATCGGCCATGAAGCCAAAATGTCAAAGAGTGATGTCGAGGCGCTGCAACAACAGCGCGACTTGACCCCGGAAGTACCCATGACTTTCGAATGA
- the nrdF gene encoding class 1b ribonucleoside-diphosphate reductase subunit beta, whose translation MNIAVKPASRIRAINWNRVEDDKDLEVWNRLTGNFWLPEKVPLSNDIPSWATLKPEEQQLTIRVFTGLTLLDTIQNGVGSVKLMADAATPHEEAVLSNISFMEAVHARSYSSIFSTLCSTPDVDDAYRWSEENEFLQRKSALIMREYDSGDPLKKKVASVFLESFLFYSGFYLPMYWSSRAKLTNTADMIRLIIRDEAVHGYYIGYKFHRAVESLPEQKRQDIKDFAFDLLLELYDNEAKYTEALYDSVGLTEDVKKFLHYNANKALMNLGYEALFPSEACKVNPAILSALSPNADENHDFFSGSGSSYVIGKAVATEDEDWDF comes from the coding sequence ATGAACATCGCCGTCAAGCCTGCCAGCCGCATCCGCGCCATCAACTGGAACCGCGTCGAAGACGACAAGGACCTTGAAGTCTGGAACCGCCTGACAGGTAATTTCTGGCTACCGGAAAAGGTGCCGCTCTCCAACGACATTCCATCATGGGCTACGCTGAAGCCGGAAGAGCAACAGCTCACCATCCGCGTCTTCACCGGCCTGACGCTGCTGGACACGATTCAGAACGGCGTCGGTTCCGTGAAGCTGATGGCGGATGCCGCCACGCCACATGAGGAAGCGGTGCTGTCCAACATCTCCTTCATGGAGGCGGTGCACGCACGTTCATACTCCTCGATCTTTTCCACCCTTTGCTCGACGCCGGATGTGGACGATGCCTATCGCTGGTCGGAAGAGAACGAATTCCTGCAACGGAAATCCGCACTGATCATGCGTGAGTACGACAGTGGCGATCCATTGAAGAAGAAGGTCGCCTCCGTTTTCCTGGAAAGCTTCCTGTTCTATTCCGGCTTCTATCTGCCGATGTACTGGTCGAGCCGCGCCAAGCTCACCAACACCGCCGACATGATCCGCCTGATCATCCGCGACGAAGCCGTGCATGGCTATTACATCGGCTACAAGTTCCACCGTGCCGTGGAAAGTCTGCCGGAACAGAAGCGTCAGGACATAAAGGACTTCGCCTTCGATCTGCTGCTTGAACTCTACGATAACGAGGCAAAATACACCGAAGCACTCTACGACAGCGTCGGCCTGACGGAAGACGTCAAGAAATTCCTGCATTACAACGCTAACAAGGCGCTGATGAACCTCGGCTATGAAGCGCTGTTCCCATCAGAAGCCTGCAAGGTCAATCCGGCGATCCTCTCTGCGCTTTCACCCAACGCTGACGAAAACCATGACTTCTTCTCCGGCTCCGGTTCGTCCTATGTCATCGGCAAGGCGGTGGCGACCGAAGACGAGGATTGGGATTTCTAA
- a CDS encoding EAL domain-containing protein, whose translation MTLYPIPNDDEKRIEVLDSFALMDTAPEQEYDHIIQMASRIFDVPTVLISLVHRDRQFFKARIGLDVCETSRDVSFCTFAIMEPAIFVVPDASKDERFRSNALVTGHPKIRFYAGAPLFTSQGHAIGSLCLIDSKPREMFSDRDQQILQDLAAMVLQRMELKRLERESEASRNKFIHITSTSPDAIICANGQNHITSWNAAAAEIFGYSKEEALGKPLDIIVPDAMRGRHGTGLAKVASGGPPRIIGTSLNLTAKRRDGSEVPIELSLSQWTESGEPQFGAIIRDMTSRLDAIRQLKHAAEFDELTGLSNRASLKHRIQISSEGGDPLALLLIDLDGFKDVNDTLGHPAGDFVLKAVAERLRTSVPSHLMVARLGGDEFVVVSETVDPLQATAVASSLIAAIEEPIEFNNEPIHIGASIGISFKLGTEENGDELLGNADLALYQAKADGRHLVRIFTPELRQKASKKGSLSSSLRQAWENQEFELYYQPQVKLSDGSLCGAESLIRWNHPNLGIVSPAAFLPVLESSLLAVPVGEWILRTACAQAAQWQNAGLKSFRIGVNLFAAQFRTRDFARSVEVALADSDLSATSLELEITENIILRNEQRIVEPLHHLRALGVGVAFDDFGTGFASLSLLKDYPVTRLKIDRSFVSGSERNKKDEAIIEAVIKLAAGFDLNVIAEGIETREQEEMMREYECHEGQGYLYGRPMKAADFTHKYLTQVTNQKVLGV comes from the coding sequence ATGACTCTTTACCCGATACCCAATGATGACGAAAAACGAATTGAGGTGCTTGATAGCTTCGCGCTGATGGATACGGCGCCAGAGCAAGAATACGACCATATCATACAAATGGCGTCACGAATATTCGATGTCCCAACCGTTCTGATTTCGTTGGTGCACCGCGATCGGCAATTTTTCAAAGCTCGTATCGGTCTGGATGTGTGCGAGACGAGCCGAGATGTTTCTTTTTGCACATTTGCTATCATGGAACCAGCGATATTCGTTGTCCCAGATGCATCTAAAGATGAGCGCTTCCGATCAAACGCGTTGGTTACCGGACACCCTAAAATTCGATTCTACGCTGGCGCACCTCTCTTCACGTCCCAAGGCCACGCAATTGGCAGCTTATGCCTCATCGATTCGAAACCACGAGAAATGTTTTCAGACCGTGACCAGCAGATACTGCAGGATCTGGCAGCAATGGTTTTGCAGCGAATGGAACTAAAACGGTTGGAGCGCGAGAGTGAGGCCAGCCGTAACAAATTCATCCATATTACATCGACATCGCCAGACGCCATTATCTGCGCAAACGGCCAAAACCACATCACGTCTTGGAATGCAGCAGCAGCGGAGATTTTTGGCTACTCGAAAGAAGAAGCGCTGGGCAAACCTCTCGATATAATCGTGCCTGATGCGATGCGAGGTCGACACGGAACAGGTCTTGCTAAGGTAGCATCCGGCGGCCCACCTCGTATAATTGGTACTTCCTTGAATTTGACCGCGAAGCGGCGCGATGGCTCCGAGGTACCAATCGAGCTCTCGCTATCACAGTGGACCGAAAGCGGCGAGCCGCAGTTTGGGGCGATCATTCGTGATATGACAAGCCGTTTAGACGCTATCAGGCAACTAAAGCACGCTGCAGAATTTGACGAACTTACCGGTCTATCAAACAGAGCAAGCCTAAAGCATCGTATTCAAATATCCAGCGAAGGCGGTGACCCTCTAGCACTTCTCCTGATTGATTTGGATGGCTTCAAAGACGTTAATGACACCCTTGGACATCCAGCCGGAGATTTTGTTCTCAAAGCTGTGGCAGAACGTCTTCGAACCAGCGTTCCTTCCCATTTAATGGTGGCCCGTCTGGGAGGAGACGAATTCGTTGTAGTGTCCGAAACAGTTGACCCCCTTCAAGCTACTGCGGTTGCTTCGTCGCTCATTGCCGCTATCGAGGAACCAATAGAGTTCAACAACGAGCCTATTCACATTGGGGCCAGTATCGGCATATCTTTTAAACTAGGGACTGAAGAAAACGGTGACGAGTTGCTGGGGAACGCCGACTTGGCCCTTTATCAAGCAAAGGCTGATGGCCGTCATCTCGTACGCATCTTCACTCCTGAGCTTCGCCAGAAAGCATCAAAAAAAGGGAGTTTGAGTTCTTCACTCCGTCAAGCTTGGGAAAATCAAGAGTTTGAGCTCTATTATCAGCCTCAGGTAAAACTCAGTGATGGAAGCCTTTGCGGTGCGGAATCGCTGATTAGATGGAATCATCCGAACCTCGGCATTGTCTCTCCTGCTGCTTTTTTACCTGTTTTGGAATCTAGTCTCCTTGCGGTTCCGGTCGGTGAGTGGATATTGCGAACAGCCTGTGCTCAGGCAGCGCAATGGCAAAATGCTGGTCTCAAGAGTTTCAGGATCGGTGTCAACCTATTTGCGGCACAATTCCGTACACGTGATTTTGCTAGATCAGTGGAGGTCGCGCTTGCGGACAGCGATTTATCTGCTACATCGCTCGAGTTAGAGATTACCGAAAACATAATTCTGCGAAATGAACAACGCATTGTAGAGCCCCTTCATCACCTTCGTGCACTCGGGGTTGGAGTTGCGTTTGATGATTTCGGAACAGGCTTCGCGTCGTTGAGCCTTCTAAAGGACTATCCTGTCACCCGCCTGAAGATCGATCGGTCGTTCGTCAGTGGCAGCGAGCGCAATAAGAAAGATGAGGCAATCATCGAAGCCGTCATTAAACTTGCGGCGGGATTCGACCTCAATGTAATTGCCGAAGGCATTGAAACGCGCGAGCAAGAAGAAATGATGCGGGAATATGAATGCCATGAAGGACAGGGCTACCTCTACGGACGACCAATGAAGGCGGCTGATTTTACACACAAGTACCTGACGCAGGTGACGAACCAGAAGGTCTTAGGCGTCTAG
- a CDS encoding L,D-transpeptidase — MPSGANGPVGTVWIDLTEPTYGIHGTPEPEIIGKVGSHGCVRWSCPIKTEHDQISV; from the coding sequence TTGCCAAGTGGCGCGAACGGCCCCGTCGGAACTGTGTGGATAGATCTGACAGAGCCTACCTACGGTATCCACGGCACACCTGAACCAGAAATCATCGGCAAAGTTGGTTCGCATGGCTGCGTCAGATGGAGTTGCCCCATAAAAACCGAACATGATCAGATTTCTGTTTGA
- the nrdE gene encoding class 1b ribonucleoside-diphosphate reductase subunit alpha translates to MDATTFEKPLKTSESELDFHALNAMLNLYDEQGKIQLDKDRLAAKQYFLQHVNQNTVFFHNLREKLDYLVTEGYYEREVLDQYSFNFVRDLFDAAYARKFRFPTFLGAFKYYTSYTLKTFDGKRYLERYEDRVCMVALTLAQGSETLALALMDEIISGRFQPATPTFLNAGKKQRGELVSCFLLRMEDNMESIARGINSALQLSKRGGGVALSLTNIREAGAPIKQIENQSSGIIPVMKLLEDSFSYANQLGARQGAGAVYLNAHHPDIMRFLDTKRENADEKIRIKTLSLGVVVPDITFELAKNNEDMYLFSPYDIERVYGVPFTEISVTEKYREMVADSRIKKKKIKARDFFQVIAEIQFESGYPYIMFEDTVNRANPIAGRVSMSNLCSEILQVSDASEYNDDLSYKVMGKDISCNLGSLNIAATMDSADFGKTIETSIRALTAVSDMSHISSVPSVEKGNDDSHAIGLGQMNLHGYLARERIFYGSEEGIDFTNIYFYTVTYHAIRASNRIAAERGVSFKGFEKSKYASGEYFDKYTEKEWLPATERVRELFVTAGIAIPMQADWLALKQAVMTSGLYNQNLQAVPPTGSISYINHSTSSIHPIVSKIEIRKEGKIGRVYYPAAFMSDDNLDYYQDAYEIGPEKIIDTYAAATQHVDQGLSLTLFFRDTATTRDINRAQIYAWKKGIKTIYYIRLRQMALEGTEVQGCVSCAL, encoded by the coding sequence TTGGACGCGACCACTTTCGAAAAGCCTTTGAAGACATCGGAATCCGAACTGGATTTCCATGCCCTCAACGCGATGCTGAACCTCTATGACGAGCAAGGCAAAATCCAGCTCGACAAGGACCGCCTGGCGGCAAAGCAGTATTTTCTGCAGCACGTCAACCAGAATACGGTGTTCTTCCATAACCTGCGCGAGAAGCTCGACTACCTCGTCACGGAGGGGTACTACGAGCGTGAGGTTCTGGACCAATATTCCTTCAATTTCGTTCGGGATTTGTTTGACGCCGCCTACGCCCGGAAATTCCGGTTTCCGACCTTCCTCGGCGCTTTCAAATACTACACTAGCTACACGCTGAAGACCTTCGACGGCAAACGCTATCTGGAACGCTACGAAGACCGTGTCTGCATGGTTGCCCTGACGCTGGCCCAGGGAAGCGAAACGCTCGCGCTGGCCCTCATGGATGAGATCATCTCCGGTCGTTTCCAGCCCGCGACACCGACGTTCCTCAATGCCGGGAAGAAGCAGCGCGGCGAGCTCGTCTCTTGCTTCCTGCTGCGCATGGAAGACAACATGGAGTCGATTGCCCGCGGCATTAACTCCGCCCTTCAGCTTTCCAAGCGTGGCGGTGGTGTTGCGCTTTCGCTGACGAATATCCGCGAGGCGGGTGCGCCGATCAAGCAAATCGAGAACCAGTCATCCGGCATCATTCCCGTGATGAAGCTGCTTGAAGACAGCTTTTCCTACGCCAACCAGCTTGGTGCGCGTCAGGGTGCAGGTGCCGTCTACCTCAACGCCCATCATCCCGACATCATGCGCTTCCTGGATACCAAGCGGGAGAACGCCGACGAGAAGATCAGGATCAAGACGCTGTCGCTTGGCGTTGTCGTGCCCGACATCACCTTCGAACTGGCGAAGAACAACGAGGACATGTACCTGTTCTCGCCCTACGACATCGAGCGCGTCTATGGCGTCCCGTTCACTGAGATTTCCGTGACCGAAAAGTACCGGGAGATGGTCGCGGATTCCCGGATCAAGAAGAAGAAGATCAAGGCCCGCGACTTCTTCCAGGTGATCGCCGAGATACAGTTCGAGAGCGGCTATCCCTACATCATGTTCGAGGACACGGTGAACCGGGCGAACCCGATTGCAGGACGCGTTTCCATGAGCAATCTCTGCTCGGAAATCCTGCAGGTCAGCGATGCCAGCGAATATAACGACGACCTGTCCTATAAGGTCATGGGCAAGGACATCTCCTGCAATCTCGGCTCGCTGAACATTGCCGCGACGATGGACAGCGCCGATTTCGGCAAGACGATCGAGACCTCGATCCGGGCACTGACGGCCGTGTCGGACATGAGCCATATCTCTTCCGTGCCATCGGTCGAAAAAGGCAATGACGATAGCCACGCCATCGGTCTCGGCCAGATGAACCTGCATGGCTATCTCGCCCGTGAACGCATCTTCTATGGCTCGGAAGAAGGCATCGATTTCACCAACATTTATTTCTATACGGTGACCTACCACGCCATCCGCGCCTCGAACCGGATTGCCGCCGAGCGAGGCGTCAGCTTCAAAGGATTCGAGAAGTCGAAATATGCCTCCGGCGAGTATTTCGACAAATACACCGAAAAGGAATGGCTACCGGCCACAGAACGCGTCCGCGAACTGTTCGTGACGGCAGGCATCGCGATCCCCATGCAGGCCGATTGGCTGGCGCTGAAGCAGGCCGTTATGACCTCGGGCCTTTATAACCAGAACCTGCAGGCCGTGCCACCGACGGGCTCGATCTCCTACATCAATCACTCGACCTCTTCGATCCATCCCATCGTCTCGAAGATCGAAATCCGCAAGGAAGGGAAGATCGGTCGCGTCTATTATCCCGCCGCGTTCATGAGTGACGACAATCTCGACTACTATCAGGATGCCTATGAGATAGGCCCTGAGAAGATCATCGATACCTATGCTGCGGCCACCCAGCACGTCGATCAAGGGCTGTCCCTAACGCTGTTCTTCCGTGACACGGCCACCACGCGCGACATCAACCGGGCGCAAATCTACGCGTGGAAGAAAGGTATCAAGACCATCTACTATATCCGCCTGCGTCAGATGGCGCTGGAAGGCACGGAAGTGCAGGGTTGCGTGTCATGCGCGCTGTGA
- a CDS encoding response regulator → MLQAIILVIEDEPIIRMTVAEDLLSEGFSVVEASNAHEALAILESGEKITAIFSDIDMPGTLNGLQLAWIVRERWPPVHLFLTSGHKRPRVDELPEQACFIPKPYLHKAVIGALRNTLGTG, encoded by the coding sequence ATGCTGCAGGCGATTATACTCGTCATCGAGGACGAACCGATTATCAGAATGACCGTCGCTGAGGATCTTTTATCTGAAGGGTTTTCAGTTGTCGAAGCGTCGAATGCGCACGAGGCTCTCGCTATTCTAGAATCGGGGGAGAAGATAACAGCCATTTTCAGCGACATCGATATGCCCGGAACACTCAACGGTCTCCAGTTAGCTTGGATCGTTCGAGAAAGGTGGCCGCCGGTTCATTTATTTTTGACATCAGGACACAAGCGGCCAAGAGTTGATGAGTTGCCAGAACAAGCATGCTTCATACCCAAGCCCTATCTGCACAAAGCCGTTATCGGTGCGCTACGAAACACCTTGGGAACAGGGTAA
- a CDS encoding IS3 family transposase (programmed frameshift) yields MTSHSPKIEVLSGPERRRRWSTTEKLAIIQETYEPDATVSIVARRYGIQPNQLFTWRKLATQGALTATAAEEDVVPASEYRALQNQVKELQRLLGKKTMEGEILKEALEIATGPKKTPVALAVIAEGKFPMTAVCKTFGVARSNMVERVRQRPSKARGRPPFADDVLVDEIKAIISEMPTYGYRRVHALLRRKARSESRSWPNVKRVYRVMKVHGLLLERHTGAIDSRRHDGLVAVAQSNLRWCSDGFEIGCDNKEKVRVAFALDCCDREAIAHVATTEGIKSEDVQDLVITAVENRFGRINILPKPIEWLTDNGSCFIASDTRSLLLDIGMEPRTTPVRSPQSNGMAEAFVKTFKRDYVSVNPIPDAKTVIAQLPLWFEHYNTLHPQKALGYRSPREFLDRQTEI; encoded by the exons ATGACCAGTCACAGTCCTAAGATAGAAGTCCTGTCCGGCCCAGAGCGCCGCCGTCGCTGGTCGACGACAGAGAAGCTTGCCATCATCCAGGAGACATATGAGCCGGACGCAACCGTCAGCATCGTCGCTCGGCGCTACGGTATCCAGCCGAACCAGTTATTCACTTGGCGTAAGCTTGCCACCCAAGGAGCTCTAACGGCAACTGCTGCCGAGGAAGATGTCGTTCCAGCATCCGAATATCGTGCCCTTCAAAACCAGGTCAAAGAACTACAGCGTCTGCTCGGCAAGAAGACGATGGAAGGCGAGATTCTCAAAGAGGCGCTTGAGATCGCCACCGGCCCAA AAAAAACACCTGTTGCGCTCGCTGTCATTGCCGAAGGGAAGTTCCCGATGACGGCTGTGTGCAAGACTTTTGGTGTTGCCCGGTCAAACATGGTAGAGCGGGTGAGACAGCGTCCTTCCAAAGCCCGTGGTCGGCCGCCGTTCGCGGATGATGTTCTTGTCGATGAAATCAAAGCGATCATCTCCGAGATGCCAACCTATGGATACCGCCGGGTTCATGCGCTCTTACGCCGTAAAGCCCGTAGCGAAAGCCGCTCATGGCCGAACGTCAAGCGCGTTTATCGGGTGATGAAGGTGCATGGCCTGCTTCTCGAACGCCATACTGGAGCCATTGATAGCCGTCGCCATGATGGTCTTGTCGCTGTCGCTCAATCGAATTTGCGTTGGTGCTCGGACGGTTTCGAAATCGGCTGCGATAATAAAGAAAAGGTCCGCGTTGCCTTTGCACTCGACTGCTGTGACCGCGAGGCAATTGCCCATGTCGCCACTACTGAAGGCATCAAAAGCGAAGATGTTCAGGACCTTGTCATCACGGCCGTCGAAAACCGCTTCGGCCGCATCAATATCCTTCCTAAGCCCATCGAATGGCTGACTGACAATGGATCATGCTTCATTGCGTCAGACACGAGATCGCTGCTGCTGGACATCGGGATGGAGCCTCGCACGACCCCGGTCCGCAGCCCTCAGTCCAACGGAATGGCCGAAGCCTTCGTAAAGACGTTCAAGCGCGACTATGTCTCGGTCAATCCCATTCCGGACGCTAAAACCGTCATCGCCCAACTGCCATTGTGGTTCGAGCATTACAACACGCTTCACCCGCAAAAAGCTTTGGGATATCGCTCACCGCGCGAGTTCTTAGACCGTCAAACAGAAATCTGA
- a CDS encoding type II toxin-antitoxin system VapC family toxin encodes MILIDTNVISEPLKPAPYAAVLTWLDAQAIETLFISAISIAERRFGIASMPRGKRQMILHGRLEDEVLPIFEKRILPFNVGTSQFYANLMASGRASGKVIGKADRYTAATAAEHDLAVATRDASPFEAAGLRVINPWATWTFKITGLEFEPHQSVG; translated from the coding sequence ATGATTCTAATAGACACCAATGTGATATCTGAGCCTTTGAAGCCGGCTCCTTATGCTGCCGTGCTGACTTGGCTGGATGCACAGGCCATCGAAACGCTATTCATTTCCGCGATTTCGATTGCCGAACGTCGTTTCGGGATCGCCTCAATGCCGCGGGGGAAGCGTCAGATGATCCTACACGGTCGCCTTGAAGATGAAGTTCTACCGATTTTTGAGAAGCGCATTCTACCCTTTAACGTCGGAACCTCCCAATTTTACGCTAATCTGATGGCCAGCGGTCGCGCATCCGGAAAGGTGATTGGCAAGGCTGATAGATACACTGCCGCTACGGCTGCGGAACACGATCTCGCGGTCGCAACGCGAGATGCCAGCCCATTTGAAGCAGCCGGATTGAGAGTTATCAATCCTTGGGCCACTTGGACTTTTAAAATTACTGGTCTCGAGTTCGAGCCTCATCAAAGCGTGGGTTAG
- a CDS encoding sensor histidine kinase: MTDFENQQATAANVAELPHLADALDDDRFRQFLDHVPFAVAVSQLGQDEHLVYGNVEFERLTGLRSEDLQGQSWTALPSCPSIADGKELADALLAEEEYLGVFAIDRGDAPRCVDAWSNTIVDDVGTPIFRLLAISERDRSEIEATFEQSLAEKDVLLKELQHRVKNNLQMITALIRMEARNAQRQEENDRFGQLAGRIEALSILYRSLYASNETETVDLGIYVSQIASSVMSAHAVEGIRLDLKVDTWPVSVNVAMPVGLVVNEVMTNALKYAFPGSDGGEIKVHCTVEDQGCTVLVADDGVGLADTSDWPRKGKLSAMIVQSVRHNAKADIDVVSKRGSGMAVTITFRKENAVR; encoded by the coding sequence ATGACCGATTTTGAAAATCAGCAAGCAACGGCTGCTAACGTTGCCGAACTTCCGCATTTGGCCGATGCGCTCGATGATGATCGTTTTCGGCAATTTCTCGATCACGTGCCGTTTGCAGTTGCCGTTTCGCAGCTGGGTCAAGATGAACATCTGGTCTATGGTAACGTCGAGTTTGAACGACTTACCGGGCTCCGCTCAGAAGATCTGCAGGGGCAGAGTTGGACGGCGCTTCCTTCCTGTCCATCGATTGCTGACGGTAAAGAGCTTGCCGACGCGTTGCTTGCCGAAGAGGAATATCTCGGCGTTTTCGCTATCGATCGAGGAGATGCGCCGCGTTGCGTTGATGCATGGTCGAATACAATCGTCGACGATGTGGGGACGCCGATCTTTAGATTACTTGCGATTTCAGAGCGAGATAGGTCTGAGATCGAGGCAACCTTTGAACAGTCGCTCGCCGAGAAGGACGTACTCCTCAAAGAGCTCCAGCACCGGGTAAAAAATAATCTGCAAATGATCACCGCGCTGATCCGGATGGAGGCGCGTAATGCTCAGCGGCAGGAGGAAAACGATCGCTTCGGCCAGCTCGCGGGCCGCATTGAGGCGCTGTCTATTCTTTATCGCTCGCTCTACGCTAGCAATGAAACCGAAACCGTGGATCTTGGCATCTATGTCAGTCAAATCGCAAGCTCTGTCATGTCCGCCCATGCCGTCGAGGGCATCCGTTTAGACTTGAAGGTCGACACGTGGCCTGTTTCCGTCAATGTCGCCATGCCCGTTGGACTTGTGGTCAATGAAGTGATGACCAACGCGCTAAAATATGCGTTTCCCGGTAGCGATGGTGGGGAGATTAAGGTTCACTGCACTGTTGAGGATCAAGGCTGCACCGTCTTAGTGGCTGATGACGGCGTCGGTCTCGCCGACACATCCGACTGGCCGCGCAAAGGCAAACTGAGTGCAATGATCGTACAGTCCGTGAGACACAATGCCAAAGCTGATATCGACGTCGTCTCGAAGCGAGGTTCGGGAATGGCTGTGACTATTACGTTTAGGAAAGAGAATGCGGTTAGGTAG